TACGACCATGTCACGCAGCCGGGGGTGGACGGCCCGGAGACGGAGGTGGCCGTGCCCGAGGGCGCCACGGGCCGGGACGTGGGCCGCATCCTGGTCGAGCACGGACTCATCGAGCATGAGCTGTTTTTCCGCCTGGCCCTGCAGATAGACGGCACAAACCAGCCCGTCCGACACGGGGCCTACCGTCTGCGCCGGGGCCATTCGGCGCTGCAACTGCTCCGGGAACTGCACAAGGGGCCGTCCCGGATGATTTTGGAGAACCAGTTCAAGGTGACCATCCCGGAGGGGATGACCATCGCCCAGGCGGCGGCGCTGACGCCGGATCCGGAGGGGTTCACCGAGGCGGCGCACGACCCCGCACTGATTGCAAAATTGGGCCTGGACACGGAGTCGCTGGAGGGGTTCCTCATGCCGAACACCTACTTCTTCGACAAGGAGCCCACGGGCCGGGAACTGGTCGAGCGGATGGTTGGCCAGTTCGCCAGGGAATACGCGCGGCTTGTCGCGGAGACGCCCGGTTCGGAGAAGTTGGACAAGAAGACCGTGGTCACCGTGGCGTCCCTCATCGAGGAGGAGACCCGGGTGGACGACGAGCGCCCCATGGTGGCGCGGGTCATCTACAACCGGCTGGAGAAGTCCATGCGCCTGCAAATGGACTCGACCCTGCAATTTGCCCTGGACAAATACGGCCAGCGGCTGCTCTACGAGGACCGCGAGGCGGACTCGCCCTTCAACACCTACCTGAACACCGGGCTGCCGCCGGGGCCCATATCAAGTCCGGGAACCGCCAGCCTGCGCGCGGCCCTGCGCCCCGCCGAGGGCAAATGGCTGTACTTTGTGTCCAATGCGGACGGCAAAACCCACACCTTCAGCGCCACGGACGAGGAGCACCAGCGGGCCGTGGCGCGGTTCCGGCGCGAGATAGCCCCCCAGCGGCGCGCGCTGGAGGGGCAGGCCGGGGAGTCCAACCCATGAGCGGGGGCTGTGGTGGAAAGCCGGGCTTGGCGGCGCTCCTCTCCGCGTGGGGGGTGCACCTGCTGACGGCGGGCGGCGCCGTCTTCGGCCTGGCGGCCATGGCCGCCGCCGCGCGGGGCGACGCCGTGCTGTCGTTCAAGTGGGTGATGGTGACCATCGCCATAGACTCGGTGGACGGCATGCTGGCGCGCCGTTTCCGGGTCAAAGAGGTGGCGCCGGGGGTGGACGGCGCGCTGCTGGACAACATTGTGGACTACTTCACCTACACCCTGGTGCCGGTTTATTTCCTGCACCACATCCCCCTGCTTCCGCACGGATGGCTCTGGCCGGTGTCCGCCGCGGTGCTGGTCTCCTCGGCCTACCAGTTCTCCCGGACCGACGCGAAGACGGAGGACCACACGTTCAGCGGGTTTCCCTCCTACTGGAACATCGCGGTCTTTTACCTCTTCGTGATGGGGCTTCCGCCGGGGTTCAACCTGGCGGTGCTGCTGCTGTGCGCGGTGGGCTCGTTCCTGCCCCTGCGGTGCCTGTATCCCAGC
The Candidatus Hydrogenedentota bacterium DNA segment above includes these coding regions:
- the mltG gene encoding endolytic transglycosylase MltG encodes the protein MGAAEPGKSARRFWRTMALLLYTALAALLLAGVAAAVAAFAVYDHVTQPGVDGPETEVAVPEGATGRDVGRILVEHGLIEHELFFRLALQIDGTNQPVRHGAYRLRRGHSALQLLRELHKGPSRMILENQFKVTIPEGMTIAQAAALTPDPEGFTEAAHDPALIAKLGLDTESLEGFLMPNTYFFDKEPTGRELVERMVGQFAREYARLVAETPGSEKLDKKTVVTVASLIEEETRVDDERPMVARVIYNRLEKSMRLQMDSTLQFALDKYGQRLLYEDREADSPFNTYLNTGLPPGPISSPGTASLRAALRPAEGKWLYFVSNADGKTHTFSATDEEHQRAVARFRREIAPQRRALEGQAGESNP
- a CDS encoding CDP-diacylglycerol O-phosphatidyltransferase translates to MSGGCGGKPGLAALLSAWGVHLLTAGGAVFGLAAMAAAARGDAVLSFKWVMVTIAIDSVDGMLARRFRVKEVAPGVDGALLDNIVDYFTYTLVPVYFLHHIPLLPHGWLWPVSAAVLVSSAYQFSRTDAKTEDHTFSGFPSYWNIAVFYLFVMGLPPGFNLAVLLLCAVGSFLPLRCLYPSRTPTLRPLSIALGGMWALSLAAALFVYPRGHMPLVWFSWIYILYYVAFSVWLTLRRPDVPGRAA